Proteins co-encoded in one Spirosoma endbachense genomic window:
- a CDS encoding alpha/beta hydrolase-fold protein has translation MTRKIIALLFTVALTSATCFSQTNQTAVVEDFKPSTLNQPGQEYPQVNSQGYARFRIKAPQADSVKVSLGLGGRGGTKLTKGADGFWTGTTEGPMDEGFHYYHLTIDGGTFNDPGALNYYGSVRWESGIEIPAHDQDFYALKDVPHGNVQQILFPSKSTNTSRRAFVYTPPGYEKDKSKKYPVLYLQHGWGEDETAWSNQGHANLIMDNLIAEGKSKPFLIVMTYGMTNEVKFGKIREFKIDPFQTVLVDELIPYVDANFRTLTNRDNRAMAGLSMGGMETKMITVNKPEAFGYYGLLSGGVYSPDDLKDKPKAKLIFISCGSKEKPDGVTKAATDLKAAGYNAVSYVSEKTAHEFLTWRRSLHELAPLLFK, from the coding sequence ATGACTCGTAAGATTATAGCTCTTCTGTTCACAGTCGCTTTGACAAGTGCGACGTGTTTTTCGCAGACAAACCAAACGGCGGTAGTGGAGGATTTCAAACCATCCACGTTAAATCAGCCGGGGCAGGAATACCCTCAGGTAAACTCCCAGGGTTATGCTCGATTCCGTATAAAAGCCCCCCAGGCCGATAGTGTTAAGGTGAGCCTGGGACTGGGCGGAAGGGGAGGGACAAAGCTCACAAAAGGAGCCGATGGATTCTGGACAGGCACCACAGAAGGGCCGATGGACGAAGGATTCCATTACTACCACCTGACCATTGATGGAGGCACCTTCAATGACCCCGGCGCTTTAAATTACTACGGTTCCGTTCGGTGGGAAAGCGGTATTGAAATCCCCGCTCACGATCAGGACTTCTACGCCCTGAAGGATGTTCCTCACGGTAATGTGCAGCAGATTCTTTTCCCCTCCAAAAGCACCAATACATCACGCCGGGCTTTTGTTTACACCCCGCCAGGCTATGAGAAGGATAAATCGAAAAAATATCCGGTGCTATACCTACAGCATGGTTGGGGAGAGGATGAAACGGCCTGGAGTAATCAGGGACACGCTAATCTGATTATGGATAACCTGATCGCTGAAGGCAAAAGCAAGCCCTTTCTTATTGTGATGACCTACGGTATGACCAACGAGGTGAAATTTGGTAAGATAAGAGAGTTCAAGATCGACCCCTTCCAGACGGTTCTGGTCGACGAATTAATTCCGTATGTGGATGCCAATTTTCGCACACTGACCAACAGAGACAATCGGGCTATGGCAGGCCTATCGATGGGTGGCATGGAAACCAAAATGATTACCGTCAATAAACCGGAAGCTTTTGGGTATTACGGCTTGCTCAGTGGTGGAGTCTACTCACCCGACGACCTCAAGGATAAGCCAAAGGCAAAGCTCATTTTTATTAGCTGCGGTAGTAAAGAAAAACCAGATGGTGTAACGAAAGCCGCTACCGACTTAAAAGCCGCTGGCTACAATGCGGTTTCGTATGTTTCCGAGAAAACAGCACACGAGTTTCTGACCTGGCGTCGCAGTTTGCATGAGCTTGCGCCGTTGCTGTTTAAATAA
- a CDS encoding alpha/beta hydrolase-fold protein: MNQFLTVCMLAVWSVLCLFGIATAQPPRGPLVVSPQVNADKTVTFRYLAPSAKEVKLSAQFEKAPVLMTKDGQGIWSVTVGPVKPDIYPYSFQVDGVTVMDPANVAFFPNERFKASLADIPGDTPLVHAMQDVPHGSINYEYYPSAEGTTGSLVVYTPPGYDKSPAKKYPVFYLISGTTDTEETFFKVGHTNLILDNLIAAGKAKPMIIVMPYGNIAARVAEQKGGTKPADPTVRDGADAISRAKAFEIDLLTNVIPYTEKNYRAIANRESRAIGGFSRGGGQTLRAALGNMDKFAWVCSYSSYLSPTEMDKSFSQIGAKPEATNKQLKLLWVSVGSDDFLYKGTVEFMDYLKAKNVTFKSLITDGGHTWMNVKKYLAETAPLLFQ, translated from the coding sequence ATGAATCAATTTTTAACTGTCTGTATGCTGGCTGTTTGGTCAGTGCTGTGCCTTTTCGGTATAGCTACCGCGCAGCCACCGAGAGGACCACTGGTAGTATCGCCCCAGGTAAACGCTGATAAAACCGTAACGTTTCGTTATCTGGCTCCATCGGCTAAAGAAGTAAAGCTGAGTGCGCAATTCGAGAAAGCGCCGGTACTCATGACTAAAGATGGGCAAGGTATCTGGAGCGTAACAGTGGGGCCAGTTAAACCCGATATTTATCCGTACAGCTTTCAGGTCGATGGAGTTACGGTCATGGACCCGGCCAATGTAGCGTTTTTCCCCAATGAGCGGTTTAAAGCCAGTTTAGCCGATATTCCTGGCGATACGCCGTTGGTTCACGCCATGCAGGATGTGCCACATGGAAGTATCAATTACGAATATTACCCGTCTGCTGAAGGCACTACGGGGTCGCTCGTCGTTTATACGCCACCCGGATACGATAAAAGTCCGGCAAAGAAATACCCGGTTTTTTACCTCATCAGCGGTACGACCGATACCGAGGAAACCTTCTTTAAAGTGGGCCATACCAACCTGATTCTCGACAATCTGATTGCCGCAGGAAAAGCAAAGCCTATGATCATTGTGATGCCCTACGGCAATATCGCAGCCAGGGTAGCCGAACAAAAAGGGGGAACCAAACCCGCTGACCCGACAGTACGCGATGGAGCCGATGCTATAAGTAGGGCCAAAGCCTTCGAGATCGATTTGCTGACCAATGTGATACCCTATACTGAAAAGAACTACCGGGCTATTGCTAATCGGGAAAGCCGGGCCATTGGTGGATTTTCGCGCGGAGGAGGGCAGACGCTTCGGGCAGCTTTGGGCAATATGGACAAGTTTGCCTGGGTATGTAGCTACAGTTCGTATCTGTCGCCTACCGAAATGGACAAGAGCTTTAGTCAGATTGGCGCTAAGCCCGAAGCCACTAATAAACAGTTGAAATTGCTGTGGGTGAGTGTGGGTAGTGACGACTTCCTCTACAAGGGCACCGTCGAATTTATGGACTACCTGAAAGCGAAAAACGTGACCTTCAAAAGCCTGATTACCGACGGGGGCCATACCTGGATGAATGTCAAAAAATACCTGGCCGAAACCGCACCGCTACTTTTCCAATAA
- a CDS encoding alpha/beta hydrolase, which yields MKNTLYLLSALLCSTLTIVAQRPPSISSPDVHPDHSITFRYYSRTAKKVTMNGEFLTAPVAMTKDTSGIWSVTVPPVKPDIYPYSFSVDSVQLADPNNTYVFANERFKRSIVDVPGDQPLIHSLQNVAHGKISYRYYKSATLGQTRPLLIYTPPGFNPNSKTKYPVLYLIHGGSDTEETWTKVGRANFIADNLIAQGKAKPMLIVMPYGNVRPAPMSDFTKDMVNDIIQFMQTNYPVIADSRYRAVAGFSVGGGQTLNIGLTNPDKFAYVCAYAPYTATDEFKKNFTDWNPNAEQMNKQLAAFTISVGTDDFLYEPVKQNIAMFKGKNLKLDTLIVPGGHTWMNCRLYFANTLQQLFK from the coding sequence ATGAAAAATACCCTATATCTCCTGTCGGCCCTGCTTTGTTCGACTCTTACGATTGTTGCGCAGCGGCCGCCTTCCATCAGTTCCCCCGATGTGCATCCCGACCACAGCATCACGTTCCGATACTATTCCCGGACTGCTAAAAAGGTTACGATGAACGGCGAATTTTTAACGGCTCCAGTAGCCATGACCAAAGATACGTCGGGGATCTGGAGTGTTACAGTGCCTCCCGTGAAGCCCGACATCTATCCGTATAGCTTTTCGGTCGATAGTGTTCAGCTCGCCGACCCGAACAATACGTACGTCTTTGCCAACGAACGCTTCAAACGGAGCATTGTCGACGTTCCGGGCGACCAGCCGCTGATTCATTCACTGCAAAATGTAGCGCACGGAAAAATCAGCTATCGCTATTACAAATCTGCTACCCTGGGCCAGACTCGCCCCTTATTGATCTATACGCCACCCGGTTTCAATCCCAATAGTAAGACAAAATACCCGGTGCTGTACCTGATTCACGGCGGTTCGGATACGGAAGAAACCTGGACCAAAGTAGGGCGGGCCAACTTCATCGCCGACAATTTAATCGCTCAGGGTAAGGCGAAACCCATGCTGATCGTAATGCCCTACGGCAATGTACGTCCTGCGCCCATGTCCGACTTCACTAAAGACATGGTGAATGACATTATCCAGTTTATGCAAACAAATTACCCCGTTATAGCCGATAGCAGATACCGGGCCGTTGCGGGCTTTTCAGTAGGTGGCGGGCAAACGCTCAATATCGGCCTGACGAACCCCGACAAGTTTGCGTATGTGTGTGCGTATGCGCCCTATACGGCTACCGACGAGTTTAAAAAAAACTTCACCGACTGGAATCCCAATGCTGAACAGATGAATAAACAACTGGCGGCATTTACCATCAGCGTTGGCACCGACGATTTTCTGTATGAGCCTGTCAAACAAAACATTGCCATGTTCAAAGGAAAGAACCTGAAGCTGGATACGCTGATCGTACCCGGTGGTCATACCTGGATGAACTGCAGGCTTTATTTCGCCAATACGTTGCAGCAGCTTTTTAAGTAA
- a CDS encoding glycoside hydrolase family 127 protein, which translates to MKTNVLHILVLLLVSFSGLAQMQPFSLQDVKLTSGPFKNAQDVDLNYILALNPDKLLAPYRIDAGLPLKANRYGNWESSGLDGHIGGHYLSALAMMYAATGHSELKKRLDYMISELARCQAKNGNGYVGGIPQGKLFWERIHKGDIDGSSFGLNNTWVPLYNIHKLFAGLRDAYEYAGNQQARQVLIGLGDWFIDLIKPLSDDQIQQVLRTEHGGINETFADLYSLTNDKKYLETAQKLSHRSLLNPLLEKQDKLTGLHANTQIPKVIGFEKIATLSGKADWSDAAQFFWQTVSQNRSVAFGGNSVREHFNPTTDFSRMVKSNQGPETCNSFNMLRLSKALFLDKADPGYLAFYERTLYNHILSTQHPEKGGFVYFTPIRPNHYRVYSQPETSMWCCVGSGLENHSKYGELIYSHSANDLFVNLFIPSTLNWKDRQVQLVQKTEFPYKNESELEIKLTKPQLFSVNIRYPKWAENLAILVNGKAQKVDGKSKQYIAINRKWQKGDKLTVRFTTSTHLEYLPDGSNWAAFVHGPIVLAAKTSTTDLDGLFADDSRMGHETKGKLYPINDAYALIGTPDTYTSNIKPLSQLKFRMDSLTLQPFYEIHEARYQMYFQTFTQTAFDDLKAKLKQQEADALAVDAKTVDKVSCGEQQPEVDHLYKGEKSESGYDEDGYFWRNTRSYISYQLQNKNLSGKSIEISTLDAIKADNLIILINDKPAEIVSMENKEIVLKVDDNQVITVKVIAKEGKQTPRFYQIRLVK; encoded by the coding sequence TTGAAAACGAACGTATTACATATCCTAGTCCTTCTTCTGGTCAGCTTTTCGGGATTGGCGCAGATGCAGCCATTTTCCTTGCAGGACGTGAAGCTAACGAGTGGGCCGTTTAAGAATGCGCAGGACGTTGACCTCAACTATATCCTGGCCCTGAACCCAGATAAACTCCTTGCGCCCTATCGGATCGATGCGGGGTTACCCCTTAAGGCCAATCGGTATGGGAATTGGGAAAGTTCAGGGTTAGATGGGCATATCGGCGGCCATTATCTGTCGGCATTGGCCATGATGTATGCTGCTACGGGGCATTCTGAACTCAAAAAACGGCTGGATTACATGATTTCCGAGTTGGCCCGTTGCCAGGCCAAAAACGGGAATGGATATGTGGGCGGGATTCCACAGGGGAAACTGTTTTGGGAGCGAATCCATAAAGGCGATATTGATGGAAGCAGCTTCGGGTTAAACAATACGTGGGTACCTCTTTACAATATCCATAAGCTCTTTGCGGGCTTACGTGATGCGTACGAATACGCCGGTAACCAACAGGCAAGACAGGTATTGATCGGATTGGGCGATTGGTTTATCGACCTCATCAAACCCCTTTCCGACGATCAGATCCAGCAGGTACTTCGCACGGAACATGGTGGCATCAACGAAACTTTTGCCGATTTATACAGCCTGACCAATGACAAAAAGTACCTCGAAACCGCGCAGAAACTATCGCATCGCTCACTGCTGAATCCGCTGCTCGAAAAACAGGATAAACTGACGGGTCTTCATGCCAACACGCAGATACCGAAAGTGATTGGCTTTGAGAAAATTGCCACTCTTTCGGGGAAGGCAGACTGGTCGGATGCCGCTCAGTTTTTCTGGCAGACTGTTTCGCAGAATCGTAGTGTCGCATTCGGTGGTAACAGTGTGCGTGAGCATTTCAACCCGACAACCGATTTCAGCCGTATGGTCAAGTCGAACCAGGGCCCCGAAACCTGCAATTCGTTTAACATGCTACGATTGAGCAAAGCGTTGTTTCTGGATAAGGCCGATCCGGGCTACCTGGCTTTTTACGAACGGACGCTCTACAACCATATCCTGTCGACGCAGCACCCCGAAAAAGGTGGATTTGTTTATTTCACGCCCATTCGCCCCAATCACTATCGGGTGTATTCACAGCCGGAAACCAGCATGTGGTGTTGCGTAGGTTCGGGGCTGGAAAATCACTCCAAGTATGGCGAGTTGATCTATAGCCATTCCGCAAATGATCTCTTTGTCAATCTGTTTATTCCATCTACGCTAAACTGGAAAGACAGGCAGGTTCAACTCGTTCAGAAGACCGAATTTCCCTACAAAAACGAATCCGAACTGGAAATTAAACTGACTAAACCTCAGCTATTTTCGGTGAATATCCGCTATCCGAAATGGGCCGAAAATCTTGCTATTCTGGTCAATGGGAAGGCCCAAAAAGTTGATGGTAAATCAAAACAGTATATCGCCATCAACAGAAAATGGCAGAAGGGCGATAAGCTTACGGTACGCTTCACGACGTCGACTCATCTGGAGTATTTGCCCGATGGTTCTAACTGGGCCGCTTTTGTGCATGGTCCTATTGTGCTGGCCGCTAAAACATCAACAACCGATCTGGACGGACTTTTTGCTGATGATAGCCGCATGGGCCACGAAACGAAGGGCAAATTATACCCTATCAATGATGCCTATGCGCTGATTGGAACCCCCGATACGTACACGTCGAACATAAAGCCACTCAGCCAGCTGAAATTCAGGATGGATTCGCTGACGCTGCAACCCTTTTACGAGATCCATGAAGCCCGCTATCAGATGTATTTTCAGACGTTTACACAGACGGCCTTCGACGACCTGAAGGCGAAGCTGAAACAACAGGAAGCCGATGCATTAGCCGTCGATGCGAAAACGGTTGATAAGGTTTCCTGTGGCGAGCAGCAACCTGAGGTCGATCACCTGTATAAAGGCGAAAAAAGCGAGTCCGGCTACGATGAAGACGGTTATTTCTGGCGGAACACGCGTTCCTATATTTCGTACCAGTTGCAGAACAAAAACCTGTCAGGTAAATCCATAGAAATCAGTACATTAGATGCTATCAAGGCCGATAATCTGATCATTCTGATCAATGACAAACCCGCTGAGATCGTTTCGATGGAAAATAAAGAAATTGTCTTGAAGGTAGATGATAATCAGGTGATTACTGTAAAGGTTATTGCAAAAGAAGGGAAGCAGACACCGCGCTTTTATCAAATCAGACTTGTGAAGTAG
- a CDS encoding glycoside hydrolase family 43 protein, with protein sequence MRKYLFSFVFFAFSLVLSNTGFAQTTLINPILTGFYPDPSIVKAGPDYYLINSTFSYFPGIPVMHSRDLKNWKQIGNVIDRPEQLDFMGERMTRGLFAPAISYFRGTFYVTCTDIDHDGNFVVTAKNPAGPWSNPVKLPQVHGIDPSLFFDEESNKAYILYNSDAPDRKPLYSGHRTIRMYEFDPVSLNVIGEEKQLVNGGVDIAKKPVWIEGPHILKKNGWYYLYAAEGGTSVNHSEVVFRSKEVWGPYVPYEHNPILTQKGLPDDRKDPITSAGHAQFVEGPDGKMYAIFLAVRPYEGDYYNTGRETFIAPVDWKDEWPIINPDSKEIKYSYPVSYKEVKQKNALPQAGNFAYTILFDKELDPALLFMRTIDKSSYSLSKKQGLTLKLKPETIMEMGNPAFIGKRQQHLYSTTETELAFTPKSEKEKAGLVVFQDESHFYFLCQSQSQGNDVLQLYRSVPKEKAMELLTEVKLDSKSEKVGLRIKSQGDTYSFYVSTDTKNWQLLKDKVDAKFLSTKVAGGFVGCLYGMYATSSGEATSSSASFQLLKYQGNDPMFKK encoded by the coding sequence ATGAGAAAATACCTTTTCTCTTTTGTTTTTTTTGCATTTTCTCTGGTTTTGAGCAATACAGGCTTTGCTCAGACTACCTTGATCAATCCCATTCTAACGGGCTTCTATCCTGACCCGAGTATCGTGAAGGCTGGGCCGGATTACTACCTGATTAATTCGACCTTTTCCTACTTCCCCGGCATTCCTGTCATGCACAGCCGGGATTTGAAAAACTGGAAGCAGATCGGGAATGTGATCGACCGGCCTGAACAACTGGATTTTATGGGCGAGCGGATGACAAGGGGCCTTTTTGCACCCGCCATCAGCTATTTTAGAGGAACGTTCTACGTTACCTGCACCGACATTGACCACGATGGAAATTTCGTTGTCACGGCCAAAAATCCCGCCGGTCCGTGGAGTAACCCCGTTAAACTTCCTCAGGTGCACGGCATTGATCCGTCACTGTTTTTTGATGAAGAGAGTAATAAAGCTTATATTCTTTATAACAGCGATGCCCCCGACCGTAAACCGTTGTATTCGGGGCATCGAACCATCCGAATGTATGAGTTCGACCCGGTTAGTTTAAACGTGATAGGCGAAGAAAAACAATTGGTTAACGGTGGGGTCGATATTGCCAAAAAGCCCGTCTGGATTGAAGGGCCGCATATCCTGAAAAAGAATGGCTGGTACTATCTGTACGCAGCCGAAGGAGGTACGTCAGTCAACCACTCGGAAGTGGTGTTTCGAAGCAAAGAGGTTTGGGGACCTTACGTTCCCTACGAACATAATCCTATTCTGACGCAAAAGGGTCTTCCCGATGATCGAAAAGACCCCATTACCTCGGCGGGACACGCGCAGTTTGTAGAAGGCCCCGATGGAAAAATGTATGCCATTTTCCTGGCTGTCAGACCTTACGAAGGCGATTACTACAATACAGGTCGCGAAACGTTTATCGCACCCGTTGACTGGAAAGATGAATGGCCAATTATTAATCCCGACAGCAAAGAGATAAAGTATTCATACCCAGTTAGCTACAAAGAGGTAAAGCAGAAAAACGCACTCCCGCAAGCTGGTAATTTTGCATACACCATACTCTTCGATAAGGAGCTTGATCCTGCCCTTCTGTTTATGCGGACGATTGACAAAAGCTCGTACTCGCTGTCGAAAAAACAGGGGCTGACGCTGAAACTGAAGCCCGAAACCATCATGGAAATGGGTAATCCGGCTTTCATCGGGAAGCGTCAGCAGCATCTCTACAGTACAACTGAAACAGAACTGGCTTTTACTCCAAAATCAGAGAAGGAAAAGGCGGGGCTGGTTGTTTTTCAGGACGAAAGCCATTTCTATTTCCTGTGCCAATCACAGTCGCAGGGGAACGATGTTCTTCAGCTATACAGGAGCGTTCCCAAAGAAAAGGCAATGGAATTACTGACTGAGGTTAAGCTGGATTCGAAATCAGAAAAAGTCGGTCTACGCATTAAATCGCAGGGCGATACGTACAGTTTTTACGTATCGACCGACACGAAAAACTGGCAGCTTCTGAAAGATAAAGTCGATGCTAAATTCCTGAGTACCAAAGTGGCGGGAGGATTTGTCGGGTGTCTATACGGTATGTATGCTACATCGTCCGGTGAGGCAACGTCCAGTTCTGCTTCTTTCCAATTGCTGAAATACCAGGGCAATGACCCCATGTTTAAAAAGTAA
- a CDS encoding alpha/beta hydrolase-fold protein, with protein sequence MAIAVAMLMGSTAYAQTIEKEAPKGFDQPRTGIAQGKLDSVQYDSKTVGTKRKALVYTPPGYSKKQKYPILYLLHGIGGDEKEWLKGGTPQVILDNLYAEGKLQPMIVVMPNGRAMKDDRAVGNIFDKDKVEAFATFEKDLLNDLIPFIEKKYPALTDREHRAIAGLSMGGGQSLNFGLGNLDKFAWVGGFSSAPNTKRPEELVPNPEDARKKLKLLWISCGDNDGLLTFSKRTHDYLYEKNVPHIYYVEPGVHDFKVWKNGLYMFSQFLFKPVDGSSLTRYTVLGTPAATNIRSAKYPQILPDNRVVFRVKAPDAHKVQIDLGKKYEMVKDTAGFWTITTDSISRGFHYYSLLIDGLPVADPASETFYGMGRMASGIEIPDKDGGFYAMKDVPHGDIRIKRYLSKASNTWREMYVYTPPGYDQSTEKYPVLYLLHGGGEDQTGWATQGKTDLILDNLIAENKAKPMLIVMLDGNVSNAGLAGFNENVLRAFENELKQGAIPFVESSFRVATDAKSRALAGLSMGGLQTLYAGMKNTPMFSYLGVFSSGWFANNPKLTEPQYEFMKTNASSINNNLKQLWISMGGKEDIAYQNCQIMMKKFDEMGVKYQYSEYTGGHTWPVWRHDLFAFSQLLFK encoded by the coding sequence ATGGCCATTGCCGTTGCCATGTTGATGGGGTCAACGGCCTATGCGCAAACCATTGAAAAAGAAGCACCCAAAGGCTTCGACCAACCACGAACGGGTATTGCTCAGGGAAAACTTGACTCCGTTCAGTACGATTCGAAAACGGTGGGTACCAAACGGAAAGCCCTGGTATATACTCCACCGGGTTATTCCAAAAAGCAAAAATACCCAATACTGTATCTACTGCACGGCATCGGTGGTGATGAAAAGGAATGGCTTAAAGGAGGTACTCCACAGGTAATTCTGGACAATCTCTATGCTGAGGGTAAACTACAACCCATGATTGTCGTGATGCCCAATGGGCGGGCCATGAAAGACGACCGCGCGGTTGGCAATATATTCGACAAAGATAAAGTCGAGGCTTTTGCTACGTTCGAGAAAGATCTACTCAACGACCTAATTCCGTTTATTGAAAAGAAATATCCGGCATTGACTGATCGGGAACATCGGGCCATTGCTGGGTTGTCGATGGGCGGTGGCCAATCCCTGAATTTCGGATTGGGCAATCTCGACAAATTTGCCTGGGTGGGTGGCTTCTCGTCAGCTCCCAACACCAAACGGCCCGAAGAACTGGTTCCAAACCCCGAAGATGCCAGAAAGAAGCTGAAACTACTCTGGATTTCCTGCGGGGATAACGACGGATTGCTTACGTTCAGCAAGCGCACGCACGATTACCTATACGAGAAAAATGTACCGCATATTTACTACGTTGAACCAGGCGTGCATGATTTTAAAGTCTGGAAAAACGGGCTGTATATGTTTTCCCAGTTTCTTTTCAAGCCGGTTGATGGTTCATCACTCACCAGATATACAGTACTGGGCACTCCGGCTGCTACCAACATCCGCTCAGCGAAATACCCCCAGATTTTACCAGACAATCGTGTTGTGTTTCGGGTGAAAGCACCCGATGCGCACAAGGTCCAGATCGATCTGGGCAAAAAATACGAAATGGTGAAAGATACAGCCGGATTCTGGACCATTACGACCGATTCGATCAGCCGGGGCTTTCATTATTATTCGCTACTGATCGATGGCCTGCCCGTTGCCGACCCGGCCAGTGAAACATTTTACGGGATGGGACGGATGGCCAGTGGCATTGAAATTCCAGACAAAGACGGTGGCTTTTATGCCATGAAAGACGTCCCCCACGGCGACATCCGAATCAAACGCTACCTGTCAAAAGCCTCGAACACCTGGCGTGAGATGTACGTCTATACCCCGCCGGGCTATGATCAGTCGACCGAAAAATACCCCGTATTGTATCTCTTGCATGGCGGTGGCGAAGACCAGACCGGATGGGCTACGCAGGGCAAAACGGACCTGATTCTGGATAACCTGATTGCCGAAAACAAAGCAAAACCGATGCTGATCGTCATGCTCGACGGCAATGTGAGTAACGCAGGACTGGCCGGTTTTAACGAGAATGTACTACGCGCTTTTGAAAACGAATTGAAGCAGGGCGCTATACCATTTGTCGAAAGCAGTTTCCGGGTAGCAACCGATGCAAAAAGCCGGGCCCTGGCGGGCTTGTCAATGGGTGGCCTACAAACGCTTTATGCGGGTATGAAGAATACGCCTATGTTCTCGTATCTGGGCGTGTTTAGTTCGGGCTGGTTCGCCAATAACCCCAAGCTGACTGAGCCGCAGTATGAATTCATGAAAACCAATGCCAGTTCCATCAATAACAACCTGAAACAACTCTGGATTTCGATGGGTGGTAAAGAAGATATTGCCTATCAGAATTGTCAGATCATGATGAAAAAGTTTGACGAAATGGGCGTTAAATACCAGTACAGCGAATATACTGGCGGTCACACCTGGCCGGTTTGGCGGCACGATTTGTTTGCGTTTTCACAGTTGCTGTTTAAGTAA
- a CDS encoding glycoside hydrolase family 43 protein, whose protein sequence is MPCSSIAQTAHNPIIFADVPDMAMIRVGNTYYMSSTTMHLSPGLPIMKSKDLVNWQLVGYAYDTLATVDALTLNNGRSTYGRGSWASSLRYHNGTYYVTTFAQTTGKTYIYTTKDIEKGPWIAHSFKPAYHDHSLFFDDDDRVYMIYGAGKLKLVELTTDASDVKPGTTEQVIIENASTPSGTTGGLPAEGSQLFKVNGKYYLFNITWPKGGMRTVVIHRADKITGPYEGGIALQDLGVAQGGLIDTPDGNWYAYLFRDFGGVGRIPYMVPINWENGWPVLGVKGKVPETLNLPANKSLLPGIVASDEFTRKKGEPALPLVWQWNHNPDNTLWSVNDRKGHLRLKTGRIDTSFVLARNTLTQRTIGPDCAGSTRLDVSNMKEGDLAGLSLLQKNYGFVGVKIDNGTQSIVMVSASSGKPVEIQRIPLTKKIVYLKAACNFNDRKDTATFFYSMDGKTWTGIGEPLKMPYTIPHFMGYRFGLFNFATQTVGGFADFDYFRIHDKISDS, encoded by the coding sequence ATGCCATGCTCATCAATCGCCCAGACCGCCCATAACCCGATCATTTTCGCTGATGTACCCGATATGGCCATGATCCGGGTAGGTAATACTTACTATATGAGCAGTACAACCATGCACCTGAGTCCGGGCCTGCCCATTATGAAATCGAAAGATCTGGTGAACTGGCAACTGGTTGGTTATGCCTACGATACGCTGGCTACTGTCGATGCTTTAACGCTCAACAATGGCAGAAGCACCTACGGAAGAGGTTCATGGGCCAGTAGTTTACGTTATCACAACGGCACATACTACGTAACCACGTTTGCCCAGACAACCGGCAAAACCTATATCTACACTACGAAAGACATCGAAAAAGGCCCCTGGATAGCGCATTCGTTTAAACCGGCTTATCACGATCATAGCTTGTTTTTTGATGATGACGATCGGGTATATATGATTTATGGAGCGGGCAAACTCAAATTAGTTGAACTAACCACCGATGCCTCCGACGTAAAACCCGGCACAACCGAACAGGTCATCATTGAAAATGCCAGTACGCCCTCGGGCACTACAGGCGGCCTGCCCGCCGAAGGATCACAGCTCTTTAAGGTGAATGGCAAATACTACCTGTTTAATATCACCTGGCCCAAAGGGGGTATGCGAACAGTTGTCATTCACCGGGCCGATAAAATTACGGGGCCATACGAAGGCGGGATTGCGTTGCAGGATTTAGGAGTAGCCCAAGGCGGACTGATCGATACGCCCGATGGAAACTGGTATGCTTATCTTTTCCGCGATTTTGGTGGCGTGGGCCGTATCCCTTATATGGTTCCCATCAACTGGGAAAATGGCTGGCCGGTATTGGGTGTTAAGGGCAAAGTTCCGGAAACACTGAATCTGCCTGCTAACAAAAGTTTACTTCCGGGCATTGTTGCTTCCGACGAATTTACCCGTAAAAAAGGTGAGCCTGCATTGCCGCTGGTATGGCAGTGGAATCATAATCCTGACAATACACTCTGGTCGGTTAACGACCGAAAAGGCCATTTACGACTGAAAACGGGACGTATCGATACGTCGTTTGTGCTGGCTCGAAATACGTTAACACAACGTACCATTGGCCCCGATTGCGCAGGATCTACAAGGCTTGATGTATCGAACATGAAAGAGGGAGACCTGGCCGGTTTGAGCCTCCTGCAAAAGAACTACGGGTTCGTAGGCGTAAAAATTGACAATGGTACCCAATCGATTGTCATGGTGAGTGCCAGTTCCGGGAAACCGGTTGAGATTCAACGCATTCCGCTTACCAAAAAGATAGTCTACCTGAAAGCAGCCTGTAATTTCAACGACCGTAAAGACACCGCAACTTTCTTTTACAGTATGGATGGTAAAACCTGGACAGGCATTGGCGAACCCTTAAAAATGCCTTATACCATCCCACACTTTATGGGGTATCGCTTTGGGCTGTTCAACTTCGCGACCCAGACGGTGGGCGGTTTTGCTGACTTCGATTATTTCCGTATCCATGATAAAATTTCTGATAGCTAA